In Ostrea edulis chromosome 4, xbOstEdul1.1, whole genome shotgun sequence, a single window of DNA contains:
- the LOC125671164 gene encoding 4'-phosphopantetheine phosphatase-like isoform X2, whose protein sequence is MTESSYARSINLPNEQIFRNLNNARCLAIDIGGSLAKLAYCSRIHRRMSQVLDRNETTDGSPGQHIYEVCEEDEYIDRLHFVKFETKFIESCLDFIEQKLGESLKQNKTIHVTGGGAHKYRDLLASKLGVMVEKEDEMSCLIEGCNFLLKNIPDEAFMYQRHAEPEYKFQGVSRDIFPYLLVNIGSGVSLIKVESEDTYQRIGGTSTGGGTFWGLGSLLTKAKTFDELLELAEQGDHREVDMLVKDIYGGAYSSIGLSGDIIASSFGKAARSPKKSDTDTHFKEEDLARSLLLSTSNDIGQIAYLQAKLHHLNKIYFGGYFIRGHPITMHTITYAINYWSKGEIKALFLRHEGYLGAIGAFIKGAKEDDTRGFTWGENLAGSSGLGSYNKNHPWRDKRNRSSTFEMLELNQLDRALLPCPLLLDQQSYLPDTVELTEDGSAREYWLDCFMKGVDKTKEQAIRSQHNLPDAKERAEKFKTKYIERLTELKENPCAYGSLTVRSLLDTSSHYLQEFMFTDPYLQLKQTENEQSLKCLAEYLQELDRMEFEKRQLALAEGMLAGNVFDWGAREVTQIMETQTFGFKEATERLQERPWLFDEFDAWLNRLQRKPHKCAAIFVDNSGADIILGIFPFVRDLLSRGTKVIMCANSRPALNDVMYSELSILVKRVAEIDEQINKSLLENRLMVMETGQGSPCLDLRLIDCQLVDVMNREGTDLIVIEGMGRAIHTNFDACFSCEVLKVAVIKNRWLANRLGGDMFSVMFKYEASRKVFAGTT, encoded by the exons ATGACAGAAAGTTCGTATGCAAGAAGTATCAACCTTCCAAATGAACAGATTTTCAGAAACTTGAACAATGCACGATGTCTAGCCATAGATATCG GTGGCTCATTAGCCAAATTAGCGTACTGCTCCAGAATCCACAGAAGAATGTCACAGGTTCTGGACAGAAATGAA ACAACAGATGGCAGTCCTGGCCAGCACATTTATGAAGTCTGTGAGGAGGATGAGTACATAGACAGACTccattttgtgaagtttgagaCAAAGTTCATAGAATCTTGTCTAGATTTTATCGAACAAAAGCTGGGAGAGTCTCTCAAGCAGAACAAAACAATCCATGTTACAGGCGGAGGAGCTCACAAATACAGGGACCTCCTGGCTTCTAAACTAGGAGTCAT GGTTGAAAAAGAGGATGAAATGTCCTGTTTGATTGAGGGTTGTAACTTCCTGTTAAAGAACATTCCCGATGAGGCCTTCATGTACCAGAGACATGCAGAGCCAGAGTACAAGTTCCAGGGAGTTAGCAGGGATATATTCCCTTACCTTCTGGTGAACATAGGGTCAGGGGTCAGTCTTATCAAG GTTGAATCGGAGGACACATATCAGAGAATTGGCGGCACCTCCACGGGGGGAGGCACATTTTGGGGACTGGGATCACTCCTAACCAAAGCTAAG ACGTTTGATGAACTGTTGGAGCTAGCTGAGCAGGGAGATCATAGGGAAGTGGACATGTTGGTGAAGGACATTTACGGCGGGGCATACTCCTCAATAGGTCTGTCAGGGGACATAATAGCCAGCAGTTTTGGAAAAGCAGCCAGATCACCAAAAAAGTCAG ACACAGACACCCATTTTAAGGAGGAAGATCTAGCACGGAGTCTTCTGCTCTCCACCAGTAATGATATTGGACAAATAGCCTACCTACAGGCTAAACTACATCACCTGAATAAGATATACTTTGGAGGTTACTTTATTAGAGGACATCCTATTACTATGCACACAATAACTTATGCCATTAACTACTGGTCAAAG GGAGAGATAAAAGCATTGTTTCTTCGTCATGAAGGATATCTTGGTGCTATTGGGGCCTTCATCAAAGGAGCAAAGGAGGATG ACACCAGGGGTTTTACTTGGGGAGAGAATTTGGCAGGTAGTTCTGGACTTGGTAGCTACAATAAAAATCATCCCTGGCGAGACAAGCGAAACAGAAGTTCTACA TTTGAGATGCTGGAATTGAACCAGTTAGATCGCGCTCTCCTGCCCTGCCCTCTGTTACTGGACCAGCAGAGCTATCTACCGGACACCGTAGAACTGACAGAGGATGGCAGTGCTCGAGAGTACTGGCTGGATTGCTTCATGAAAGGCGTTGATAAG ACAAAAGAACAGGCCATTAGAAGCCAACATAATCTTCCAGATGCCAAAGAGCGagcagaaaaattcaaaactaaatacatagagAGACTGACAGAGCTAAAGGAAAATCCATG TGCCTATGGATCCCTCACTGTTAGAAGTCTCTTGGACACCAGCAGTCATTACCTCCAAGAATTCATGTTCACTGATCCTTATCTACAG TTAAAACAAACTGAAAATGAGCAATCTTTGAAATGCCTGGCGGAGTACTTACAGGAACTGGACAGAATGGAGTTTGAAAAAAGACAGCTTGCACTAGCTGAGGGAATGCTAGCTGGCAATGTGTTTGATTGGGGAGCAAGGGAGGTCACTCAGATAATGGAAACTCAGACCTTCGGTTTCAAAGAAGCTACTGAAAGACTTCAAG AACGTCCTTGGTTGTTTGACGAGTTTGATGCCTGGCTGAACCGCCTTCAGAGAAAACCCCACAAATGTGCAGCCATTTTTGTAGATAACAGTGGAGCTGATATCATCCTAGGAATTTTCCCCTTTGTGAGAGATTTACTATCTAGAGGAACAAAG GTGATAATGTGTGCCAATAGTCGGCCAGCATTAAATGATGTCATGTATAGCGAACTCTCTATACTTGTCAAACGGGTAGCGGAGATTGACGAACAAATTAATAAATCTCTGTTAGAAAATCGACTGATGGTTATGGAAACGGGACAAGGATCACCATGTTTGGACTTAAG ATTAATTGACTGTCAGCTTGTGGATGTAATGAATAGAGAGGGCACAGATTTAATTGTCATCGAAGGCATGGGACGGGCAATTCACACCAACTTCGACGCTTGTTTCTCATGTGAAGTCCTGAAGGTTGCTGTGATAAAAAATCGATGGCTGGCAAATAGACTTGGTGGTGATATGTTCAGTGTTATGTTCAAATATGAAGCATCTAGAAAAGTGTTTGCTGGGACTACATGA
- the LOC125671164 gene encoding 4'-phosphopantetheine phosphatase-like isoform X1 — MTESSYARSINLPNEQIFRNLNNARCLAIDIGGSLAKLAYCSRIHRRMSQVLDRNETTDGSPGQHIYEVCEEDEYIDRLHFVKFETKFIESCLDFIEQKLGESLKQNKTIHVTGGGAHKYRDLLASKLGVMVEKEDEMSCLIEGCNFLLKNIPDEAFMYQRHAEPEYKFQGVSRDIFPYLLVNIGSGVSLIKVESEDTYQRIGGTSTGGGTFWGLGSLLTKAKTFDELLELAEQGDHREVDMLVKDIYGGAYSSIGLSGDIIASSFGKAARSPKKSADTDTHFKEEDLARSLLLSTSNDIGQIAYLQAKLHHLNKIYFGGYFIRGHPITMHTITYAINYWSKGEIKALFLRHEGYLGAIGAFIKGAKEDDTRGFTWGENLAGSSGLGSYNKNHPWRDKRNRSSTFEMLELNQLDRALLPCPLLLDQQSYLPDTVELTEDGSAREYWLDCFMKGVDKTKEQAIRSQHNLPDAKERAEKFKTKYIERLTELKENPCAYGSLTVRSLLDTSSHYLQEFMFTDPYLQLKQTENEQSLKCLAEYLQELDRMEFEKRQLALAEGMLAGNVFDWGAREVTQIMETQTFGFKEATERLQERPWLFDEFDAWLNRLQRKPHKCAAIFVDNSGADIILGIFPFVRDLLSRGTKVIMCANSRPALNDVMYSELSILVKRVAEIDEQINKSLLENRLMVMETGQGSPCLDLRLIDCQLVDVMNREGTDLIVIEGMGRAIHTNFDACFSCEVLKVAVIKNRWLANRLGGDMFSVMFKYEASRKVFAGTT, encoded by the exons ATGACAGAAAGTTCGTATGCAAGAAGTATCAACCTTCCAAATGAACAGATTTTCAGAAACTTGAACAATGCACGATGTCTAGCCATAGATATCG GTGGCTCATTAGCCAAATTAGCGTACTGCTCCAGAATCCACAGAAGAATGTCACAGGTTCTGGACAGAAATGAA ACAACAGATGGCAGTCCTGGCCAGCACATTTATGAAGTCTGTGAGGAGGATGAGTACATAGACAGACTccattttgtgaagtttgagaCAAAGTTCATAGAATCTTGTCTAGATTTTATCGAACAAAAGCTGGGAGAGTCTCTCAAGCAGAACAAAACAATCCATGTTACAGGCGGAGGAGCTCACAAATACAGGGACCTCCTGGCTTCTAAACTAGGAGTCAT GGTTGAAAAAGAGGATGAAATGTCCTGTTTGATTGAGGGTTGTAACTTCCTGTTAAAGAACATTCCCGATGAGGCCTTCATGTACCAGAGACATGCAGAGCCAGAGTACAAGTTCCAGGGAGTTAGCAGGGATATATTCCCTTACCTTCTGGTGAACATAGGGTCAGGGGTCAGTCTTATCAAG GTTGAATCGGAGGACACATATCAGAGAATTGGCGGCACCTCCACGGGGGGAGGCACATTTTGGGGACTGGGATCACTCCTAACCAAAGCTAAG ACGTTTGATGAACTGTTGGAGCTAGCTGAGCAGGGAGATCATAGGGAAGTGGACATGTTGGTGAAGGACATTTACGGCGGGGCATACTCCTCAATAGGTCTGTCAGGGGACATAATAGCCAGCAGTTTTGGAAAAGCAGCCAGATCACCAAAAAAGTCAG CAGACACAGACACCCATTTTAAGGAGGAAGATCTAGCACGGAGTCTTCTGCTCTCCACCAGTAATGATATTGGACAAATAGCCTACCTACAGGCTAAACTACATCACCTGAATAAGATATACTTTGGAGGTTACTTTATTAGAGGACATCCTATTACTATGCACACAATAACTTATGCCATTAACTACTGGTCAAAG GGAGAGATAAAAGCATTGTTTCTTCGTCATGAAGGATATCTTGGTGCTATTGGGGCCTTCATCAAAGGAGCAAAGGAGGATG ACACCAGGGGTTTTACTTGGGGAGAGAATTTGGCAGGTAGTTCTGGACTTGGTAGCTACAATAAAAATCATCCCTGGCGAGACAAGCGAAACAGAAGTTCTACA TTTGAGATGCTGGAATTGAACCAGTTAGATCGCGCTCTCCTGCCCTGCCCTCTGTTACTGGACCAGCAGAGCTATCTACCGGACACCGTAGAACTGACAGAGGATGGCAGTGCTCGAGAGTACTGGCTGGATTGCTTCATGAAAGGCGTTGATAAG ACAAAAGAACAGGCCATTAGAAGCCAACATAATCTTCCAGATGCCAAAGAGCGagcagaaaaattcaaaactaaatacatagagAGACTGACAGAGCTAAAGGAAAATCCATG TGCCTATGGATCCCTCACTGTTAGAAGTCTCTTGGACACCAGCAGTCATTACCTCCAAGAATTCATGTTCACTGATCCTTATCTACAG TTAAAACAAACTGAAAATGAGCAATCTTTGAAATGCCTGGCGGAGTACTTACAGGAACTGGACAGAATGGAGTTTGAAAAAAGACAGCTTGCACTAGCTGAGGGAATGCTAGCTGGCAATGTGTTTGATTGGGGAGCAAGGGAGGTCACTCAGATAATGGAAACTCAGACCTTCGGTTTCAAAGAAGCTACTGAAAGACTTCAAG AACGTCCTTGGTTGTTTGACGAGTTTGATGCCTGGCTGAACCGCCTTCAGAGAAAACCCCACAAATGTGCAGCCATTTTTGTAGATAACAGTGGAGCTGATATCATCCTAGGAATTTTCCCCTTTGTGAGAGATTTACTATCTAGAGGAACAAAG GTGATAATGTGTGCCAATAGTCGGCCAGCATTAAATGATGTCATGTATAGCGAACTCTCTATACTTGTCAAACGGGTAGCGGAGATTGACGAACAAATTAATAAATCTCTGTTAGAAAATCGACTGATGGTTATGGAAACGGGACAAGGATCACCATGTTTGGACTTAAG ATTAATTGACTGTCAGCTTGTGGATGTAATGAATAGAGAGGGCACAGATTTAATTGTCATCGAAGGCATGGGACGGGCAATTCACACCAACTTCGACGCTTGTTTCTCATGTGAAGTCCTGAAGGTTGCTGTGATAAAAAATCGATGGCTGGCAAATAGACTTGGTGGTGATATGTTCAGTGTTATGTTCAAATATGAAGCATCTAGAAAAGTGTTTGCTGGGACTACATGA
- the LOC125671164 gene encoding 4'-phosphopantetheine phosphatase-like isoform X3, which translates to MSQVLDRNETTDGSPGQHIYEVCEEDEYIDRLHFVKFETKFIESCLDFIEQKLGESLKQNKTIHVTGGGAHKYRDLLASKLGVMVEKEDEMSCLIEGCNFLLKNIPDEAFMYQRHAEPEYKFQGVSRDIFPYLLVNIGSGVSLIKVESEDTYQRIGGTSTGGGTFWGLGSLLTKAKTFDELLELAEQGDHREVDMLVKDIYGGAYSSIGLSGDIIASSFGKAARSPKKSADTDTHFKEEDLARSLLLSTSNDIGQIAYLQAKLHHLNKIYFGGYFIRGHPITMHTITYAINYWSKGEIKALFLRHEGYLGAIGAFIKGAKEDDTRGFTWGENLAGSSGLGSYNKNHPWRDKRNRSSTFEMLELNQLDRALLPCPLLLDQQSYLPDTVELTEDGSAREYWLDCFMKGVDKTKEQAIRSQHNLPDAKERAEKFKTKYIERLTELKENPCAYGSLTVRSLLDTSSHYLQEFMFTDPYLQLKQTENEQSLKCLAEYLQELDRMEFEKRQLALAEGMLAGNVFDWGAREVTQIMETQTFGFKEATERLQERPWLFDEFDAWLNRLQRKPHKCAAIFVDNSGADIILGIFPFVRDLLSRGTKVIMCANSRPALNDVMYSELSILVKRVAEIDEQINKSLLENRLMVMETGQGSPCLDLRLIDCQLVDVMNREGTDLIVIEGMGRAIHTNFDACFSCEVLKVAVIKNRWLANRLGGDMFSVMFKYEASRKVFAGTT; encoded by the exons ATGTCACAGGTTCTGGACAGAAATGAA ACAACAGATGGCAGTCCTGGCCAGCACATTTATGAAGTCTGTGAGGAGGATGAGTACATAGACAGACTccattttgtgaagtttgagaCAAAGTTCATAGAATCTTGTCTAGATTTTATCGAACAAAAGCTGGGAGAGTCTCTCAAGCAGAACAAAACAATCCATGTTACAGGCGGAGGAGCTCACAAATACAGGGACCTCCTGGCTTCTAAACTAGGAGTCAT GGTTGAAAAAGAGGATGAAATGTCCTGTTTGATTGAGGGTTGTAACTTCCTGTTAAAGAACATTCCCGATGAGGCCTTCATGTACCAGAGACATGCAGAGCCAGAGTACAAGTTCCAGGGAGTTAGCAGGGATATATTCCCTTACCTTCTGGTGAACATAGGGTCAGGGGTCAGTCTTATCAAG GTTGAATCGGAGGACACATATCAGAGAATTGGCGGCACCTCCACGGGGGGAGGCACATTTTGGGGACTGGGATCACTCCTAACCAAAGCTAAG ACGTTTGATGAACTGTTGGAGCTAGCTGAGCAGGGAGATCATAGGGAAGTGGACATGTTGGTGAAGGACATTTACGGCGGGGCATACTCCTCAATAGGTCTGTCAGGGGACATAATAGCCAGCAGTTTTGGAAAAGCAGCCAGATCACCAAAAAAGTCAG CAGACACAGACACCCATTTTAAGGAGGAAGATCTAGCACGGAGTCTTCTGCTCTCCACCAGTAATGATATTGGACAAATAGCCTACCTACAGGCTAAACTACATCACCTGAATAAGATATACTTTGGAGGTTACTTTATTAGAGGACATCCTATTACTATGCACACAATAACTTATGCCATTAACTACTGGTCAAAG GGAGAGATAAAAGCATTGTTTCTTCGTCATGAAGGATATCTTGGTGCTATTGGGGCCTTCATCAAAGGAGCAAAGGAGGATG ACACCAGGGGTTTTACTTGGGGAGAGAATTTGGCAGGTAGTTCTGGACTTGGTAGCTACAATAAAAATCATCCCTGGCGAGACAAGCGAAACAGAAGTTCTACA TTTGAGATGCTGGAATTGAACCAGTTAGATCGCGCTCTCCTGCCCTGCCCTCTGTTACTGGACCAGCAGAGCTATCTACCGGACACCGTAGAACTGACAGAGGATGGCAGTGCTCGAGAGTACTGGCTGGATTGCTTCATGAAAGGCGTTGATAAG ACAAAAGAACAGGCCATTAGAAGCCAACATAATCTTCCAGATGCCAAAGAGCGagcagaaaaattcaaaactaaatacatagagAGACTGACAGAGCTAAAGGAAAATCCATG TGCCTATGGATCCCTCACTGTTAGAAGTCTCTTGGACACCAGCAGTCATTACCTCCAAGAATTCATGTTCACTGATCCTTATCTACAG TTAAAACAAACTGAAAATGAGCAATCTTTGAAATGCCTGGCGGAGTACTTACAGGAACTGGACAGAATGGAGTTTGAAAAAAGACAGCTTGCACTAGCTGAGGGAATGCTAGCTGGCAATGTGTTTGATTGGGGAGCAAGGGAGGTCACTCAGATAATGGAAACTCAGACCTTCGGTTTCAAAGAAGCTACTGAAAGACTTCAAG AACGTCCTTGGTTGTTTGACGAGTTTGATGCCTGGCTGAACCGCCTTCAGAGAAAACCCCACAAATGTGCAGCCATTTTTGTAGATAACAGTGGAGCTGATATCATCCTAGGAATTTTCCCCTTTGTGAGAGATTTACTATCTAGAGGAACAAAG GTGATAATGTGTGCCAATAGTCGGCCAGCATTAAATGATGTCATGTATAGCGAACTCTCTATACTTGTCAAACGGGTAGCGGAGATTGACGAACAAATTAATAAATCTCTGTTAGAAAATCGACTGATGGTTATGGAAACGGGACAAGGATCACCATGTTTGGACTTAAG ATTAATTGACTGTCAGCTTGTGGATGTAATGAATAGAGAGGGCACAGATTTAATTGTCATCGAAGGCATGGGACGGGCAATTCACACCAACTTCGACGCTTGTTTCTCATGTGAAGTCCTGAAGGTTGCTGTGATAAAAAATCGATGGCTGGCAAATAGACTTGGTGGTGATATGTTCAGTGTTATGTTCAAATATGAAGCATCTAGAAAAGTGTTTGCTGGGACTACATGA